Below is a window of Phycisphaerae bacterium DNA.
GCCGACGTCGTCGCCAAGCACAACGAGTGGACGCACGGCCGCAAGTTCCTGCTCGTGCCGTTCCACATGATCGGTAGCCGCAGCATGGAGCAGGGCATCCTCGGCCGCTACGCGGATTACGTCCGTCGGCTCCATCCAGAAGCGCCCGTTCCGGGCGTCTATCTTGCGGAGAGCCTCTTTGAAGATGCACAGAGCCTGCGCAAGGACATGGGCGATGCCGCGTTCTTTGACAAGCTCAACCAGAATCGGGCTGGCGGAAAAGATGGCTGGGGCAAGATCTCGGAGGGCTGGACAGGCGCGACATTCGAGGCAGCGGTCAACGAGCCTCCCGGAAGGAAAGACGGAACAAGAGGCCAGTTGGTCGGAGATCTCATTGCGGCTTACTTCCGCAGTTATCATAACGTCGCAGCTGGTCAGGACGAGGCCTATCTCGATCTGGATCACGGGTTGGCCGTGCTCTCGCAGCATGCCCAGGCACTTGGGTACGACGCGCTGGTCCTTTTCCTGGACGAGCTCATCCTGTGGCTCGCCAGTCACGCCGCTGATCTTTCATTTATCCATCGGGAGACCCAGAAGCTGGTCAAGCTCGTTGAGGGGCAGCACGCGGATCGCCCGATTCCGCTGATCAGCTTCGTGGCCCGACAGCGGGACCTGCGCAAGCTGATCGGCGACACGGTACCCGGCGCACAGAAACTGAACTTCGATGACTCCGTGGATTGGTCGGACGGTCGGTTTGGCGTGATCAAGCTGGAGGACCGCAACCTGCCGATGATCGCGCACAAGCGCGTGCTCAAGACGCGTAGTGCGGCCGCTCGCCAGGAATTGGATGACGCGTTTCAGTCGACCGCGAAGATCCGCAAGGAGGTCATGGACACGCTCCTGGCCAACGAATTCGACCGGGACATGTTCAAGCTGATCTATCCCTTCAGCCCCGCGCTCATGGAAACGCTGATCGCCGCATCGAGCATGCTTCAACGAGAGCGCACCGCGATCAAGGTGATGATGCAGCTGCTCGTGGAACAGCAACAGACACTGAAGGTGGGCGACATTGTTCCGGTCGGCGATTTGTACGACGCCGTCGCGCACGGCGACGAGGCGTTCAGCCAGGACATGAAGGTCCACTTCGATAACGCCCGCAAGTTGTACCATGAGAAGCTGTTGCCCATGCTGGAAGCGCAGCATGAAGGACGGCGGGATGAGCTGCTCGCAAAGCCGTTCGACGATCAGACGAGGATCAACTTTGTCAACGACGACCGTCTTATCAAGACACTCCTGCTTGCGGCGCTGGTGCCTGGAGTCAATTCGCTTCGTGCGCTGACTGCCAATCGGCTGGCCGCGCTCAACCACGGCACGATCCGTTCGCCGATCCCGGGCAAGGAAGCCGGACTTGTACTGCAGAAATGCAAGCAGTGGGCCGCCGAGGTTGGCGAGATCAAGGTCGAATCCGAGGGTGGAAACGCGACGATTGCCATACAACTCAGCGGCGTGGACACGGAGGCCATCCTCGCCGCAGCCACGCACGAGGACAATCCGGGCAACCAGATGCGCATGGTTCGCCAGATCCTGTTTGAGGAACTTGAGATTGACAACGCGGATCAGATGTATCTCTCGCATGAGTTTCTTTGGCGAAACACACATCGCGAGTGTGATGTCATCTATGGCAACGTGCGCTCGCTGCCGGATACTTCGCTGACCGCAAACGCGGATATGTGGAAGGTCATCATCGACTATCCATTCGATGAGCCGGGACACACCACGCGCGACGATATCGGCAAGCTCCAGCTGTATGGTCAGAACAATTCGAACGGTACGCGCACGATCATCTGGCTGCCGGCATTTTTCTCCGAATCTGCGATGCGGGACCTGAGTCGTCTGGTGATCATCGAGCACGTACTGACCGGTGAGCGATTCAACGGCTACGCATCGTTCCTGTCGCCGCAGGATCGCCCAACCGCGCGAACGCTTCTTGCAAACCAGCGGAGTTCTCTGCGCGAGCGGGTAAAGCAGCATATCGAAGCTGCCTACGGTATTCGTGGTAGCCAGAGCAAGTCGATCGACAACGCTCACGAACTTACAGACACATTCCGGTCGCTATATCCCAGTCTTGATCTTCAGCCGCCCGCCGCCAGTAGCCTGAAAGGTGCACTGGAGGATCTGCTGGGACAGGGGCTTGGTTTCGAGTTTCCACAGCATCCGAGTTTTGGCGCAGAAATCAAGAGCCTGCACTTGCGCAAGGTGCACGATGAGGTTATCAAGGCCACGTCGGAAAAGGGTGGCCGCGTGCTCGTTGAGAGAAACTGCCGCAGCCTAGTCAAGCAGATCGCGGAACCGTTGAATCTGGGAGAACAGGGCGAGACACATTTTGTATTGAGCCAGCGCTGGCGCGATCATTTCCTGCGGAAGGCTAACGAATCGGGCACTACGATGACCGTTGTGGCGCTGCGCAAGTGGATTGACGAACCTCGTCCGATGGGCTTGCCCAAGGAATGCGCGAATTTAATCATCATGGTGTTTGCGGCCCAGACGAATCGGAGCTTCTTCCGGCACGGAGCTCCTTTCGATGCGACGCTCGCCAACCTTCCCGAAGAGGTCGAACTTCGCGAGCAGCGGTTACCGCCCGAGCAATCCTGGGTTACGGCCATAGAGCGGGCGAGCCGGATCTTCGGGTATGTTTCGTCGCCTCTGCTCAATGCGGCCAATCTCGCGAAGCTGGCGGACGAAATCCAGACGCGGGCCAAAGCGCAGATAGATGCGTGTCGAAAACTCGTTGACAATCTCGGCGTTCAACTCTCCGACTTCGGCGAGACCAAGGAAAAGGCCCCACGATTCCAGACAGCGCAGGCGGTGCTCGAACTCCTGGAGGCCATCTCCGACACAACACCAGCCGCACTTGTCGAAAGCCTCGCGAACTTGACGCCCCAGACCTCCGAGGCGGCGATGGGCACAAGTTACGCCTCCGCGCCGCAAGTGGTAACTAGTCTTACGTCGACGCAATGGAAGCTCTTCGACAGTATGCGGAGTATTCAGGACGATCGTGCAACCGCGGCCGAAGGCATTCTGCGACGTGTGGTTGAAGCGCTTAGCGGCGACCAGCACGTTGTCGACCTCGGACCGGTGCTTCGCATGGAACAGAACAAGGCGATTGACTTGCTAACGCCGGTCGCGACTGGTCATACGGCGCCGCCCGGTGGATCGACAACAGGTGGCAATGGTCCGGGTACCGTGACCGTGACGCCACCACCGAAAAAGGAAGGCAAAAAGGTCATCGACAGCGGATCGCGTGACAACCTGACGCCAGAAGAAGCGAAGAACGAGATCGATCGCATTAGCAAGCAGATGAAAGACAAGCAGACGGCCCGGGTCAACGTGTCCTGGGTTGTGGAGGAATAGTCCGCGATGCCGACAGCAGCTCCATCGTTAGGTGTCATACGGGCCCAAGTCCGGGCGATCCGGAAGAAAGCGCCATCCGCTAGGGTCTTTGGGATATTCTCTTCCGGGCGGTGGACGGGGCCATCCGTTCAGGGCGATGGAGACGACCGGCTTGCTGTTTACCAGTGCGACTCACCGCTGGAAATGCGTCTTGCGCTACAGGAATCGCCCGAAAACACGCCGGCAACAGTGTTGGTTACACCATTGGACCAGGGTAAGGTCAATGACGATATTCTCGTTCGATTGGCCTTGCGGCGATTGCATCCACTCAATAGTTGGGAGATCATCCGTTCCCTGTTTCAGGCGCGCCAGCTCGACCCGAGAATCACCCGGCACTCCTTTCTTGCGGATCTACTTCTCGAGCATGCGGGAACGCGCGAGATTCCACCGGTCGCGGGCGGTCTCGTCGACGCCGATACCGTCTGGGGCATACTCCTCAAGGAAGACCTTGGTCTTTCCGGTGCTCATCCAGATCTCGTAGGCATCCTGCGATGTTCTGCCGAAAGTGACCTAGCCCGGCGGTGGCAGGCCTGCTCTGTCGAGTTTCGATCCGCGGCTAGTGAGTGGATTTCGGATCAGGCAGGTGAAACGGCTGCTGCGATCCTAAAGTGTCTGGAGACCGAGTATGGCTCGCAGGCGCTCGCCATTGGCCTGGTCATGGGCGTCGTGTACCACGATGCCGTCGGTCATGAGTTGGATAAGGCCGCCGGAAGACTCGAGTCCTATGTCGGCGCGACCAGTTTGGATACAGATTCGGCCAGGCGCTGGCGCGATGCCGCATCCACGGTTGTCGGACTTCTGCCGCGGGAGACGCTGCGTCGGTGCAAGGACGAAGCGGAAGCCATACTCAAGAGCATCGGTGCGGCAGATCACGCGAGACACAGCAACGAACTGGACAGCGGGTTCGAACAACGCCTGTCCCGATTCGGCGGTGCGTTGATTGCCCACATCGACGCACGCGCCACATCAGTATCTGCGGAACTTCAGGAAATCAACGCGAGTGTGATGAGCCATCGGCTTGCCCGCGATGGCAGCAGGCGGACTGAACGGGTCACTATGGCCCTTCGGCTAGCAAGGTGGCTTGCAGATCAACGTAGGCAGAACGTGTCGCAACCCGTCGGTCTAGCGGTGATAGCAAGGAGCTATTCCGTGGACGGCGGATTTGTTGATTGGGCCCGACGCGTCTTGCGGGGTGGAGAATCGAACAAAGATCTCGCGGCTGCTTATGTTCGGCTTGTCGACAGCGTCACGGAGCTGCGGGAAGCGGAGAATCGTCGGTTCGGCGGCGCGCTCGTGGAGGAACGAGCTGCCGGTGCTCCGGACTTAGGACTGATTCCCGTCGAGCAGGTTCTTGACCGCGTCGTAGCGCCGGTAGCCGTAAGGGTTCCCGTTCTACTACTCCTCATTGACGGCATGAACTGGGCCGTGTTTCGAGAGCTTGTATCCGACATTCGGTCTCATGACTGGATTGAGGTAAGCGGCGAAACGCCACCTGAGCGGATCATTGGTCTCGCGGCGCTTCCGTCGGTGACGGAAGTTTGTCGAACGAGTTTGTTCTGCGGAAGCATCCGACGAGGTCAGGCGTCCGATGAGGCGCGTGGCTTTGCCGATCATCCTGCGCTTGCCGGTTCTTCTCAGCCCGGTTTCATGCCGAAGCTCTTTCACAAGGCAGCACTCGAAGGCGACGATGATTCGAGTCTCGCCGGCGACATTCGGAAAGCGCTTGCCAACAAGAAGCAACGAGTCGTCGGAATCGTCATCAACGCGGTGGACGACCACCTCGACAAAGGCGATCAGATCGATGCTATCTGGAACATGCATCAGATTAGAGTGTTGGAGCCGATCTTGGCTGAGGCCGCTTCCGCCGGTCGTTGCGTCGTGATGCT
It encodes the following:
- a CDS encoding phage resistance protein yields the protein MQLLADLLDLPSQIDKGDYVLKLVDGVSASNATRTLMNYVVTPQLEACFDHALGFIKSAVDANSSKACYLHGSFGSGKSHFMAVLHLLLQNNPEARSIKELADVVAKHNEWTHGRKFLLVPFHMIGSRSMEQGILGRYADYVRRLHPEAPVPGVYLAESLFEDAQSLRKDMGDAAFFDKLNQNRAGGKDGWGKISEGWTGATFEAAVNEPPGRKDGTRGQLVGDLIAAYFRSYHNVAAGQDEAYLDLDHGLAVLSQHAQALGYDALVLFLDELILWLASHAADLSFIHRETQKLVKLVEGQHADRPIPLISFVARQRDLRKLIGDTVPGAQKLNFDDSVDWSDGRFGVIKLEDRNLPMIAHKRVLKTRSAAARQELDDAFQSTAKIRKEVMDTLLANEFDRDMFKLIYPFSPALMETLIAASSMLQRERTAIKVMMQLLVEQQQTLKVGDIVPVGDLYDAVAHGDEAFSQDMKVHFDNARKLYHEKLLPMLEAQHEGRRDELLAKPFDDQTRINFVNDDRLIKTLLLAALVPGVNSLRALTANRLAALNHGTIRSPIPGKEAGLVLQKCKQWAAEVGEIKVESEGGNATIAIQLSGVDTEAILAAATHEDNPGNQMRMVRQILFEELEIDNADQMYLSHEFLWRNTHRECDVIYGNVRSLPDTSLTANADMWKVIIDYPFDEPGHTTRDDIGKLQLYGQNNSNGTRTIIWLPAFFSESAMRDLSRLVIIEHVLTGERFNGYASFLSPQDRPTARTLLANQRSSLRERVKQHIEAAYGIRGSQSKSIDNAHELTDTFRSLYPSLDLQPPAASSLKGALEDLLGQGLGFEFPQHPSFGAEIKSLHLRKVHDEVIKATSEKGGRVLVERNCRSLVKQIAEPLNLGEQGETHFVLSQRWRDHFLRKANESGTTMTVVALRKWIDEPRPMGLPKECANLIIMVFAAQTNRSFFRHGAPFDATLANLPEEVELREQRLPPEQSWVTAIERASRIFGYVSSPLLNAANLAKLADEIQTRAKAQIDACRKLVDNLGVQLSDFGETKEKAPRFQTAQAVLELLEAISDTTPAALVESLANLTPQTSEAAMGTSYASAPQVVTSLTSTQWKLFDSMRSIQDDRATAAEGILRRVVEALSGDQHVVDLGPVLRMEQNKAIDLLTPVATGHTAPPGGSTTGGNGPGTVTVTPPPKKEGKKVIDSGSRDNLTPEEAKNEIDRISKQMKDKQTARVNVSWVVEE
- the pglZ gene encoding BREX-2 system phosphatase PglZ, translating into MPTAAPSLGVIRAQVRAIRKKAPSARVFGIFSSGRWTGPSVQGDGDDRLAVYQCDSPLEMRLALQESPENTPATVLVTPLDQGKVNDDILVRLALRRLHPLNSWEIIRSLFQARQLDPRITRHSFLADLLLEHAGTREIPPVAGGLVDADTVWGILLKEDLGLSGAHPDLVGILRCSAESDLARRWQACSVEFRSAASEWISDQAGETAAAILKCLETEYGSQALAIGLVMGVVYHDAVGHELDKAAGRLESYVGATSLDTDSARRWRDAASTVVGLLPRETLRRCKDEAEAILKSIGAADHARHSNELDSGFEQRLSRFGGALIAHIDARATSVSAELQEINASVMSHRLARDGSRRTERVTMALRLARWLADQRRQNVSQPVGLAVIARSYSVDGGFVDWARRVLRGGESNKDLAAAYVRLVDSVTELREAENRRFGGALVEERAAGAPDLGLIPVEQVLDRVVAPVAVRVPVLLLLIDGMNWAVFRELVSDIRSHDWIEVSGETPPERIIGLAALPSVTEVCRTSLFCGSIRRGQASDEARGFADHPALAGSSQPGFMPKLFHKAALEGDDDSSLAGDIRKALANKKQRVVGIVINAVDDHLDKGDQIDAIWNMHQIRVLEPILAEAASAGRCVVMLSDHGHMLDRQTVSREGDDGLRWRQPGGGLSDEEIEVASARVVLPEGGKAIVPWSERLRYGPKKNGYHGGATPQEMLIPISLLWPELQVPEGFEELPIDVPQWWIEPERPQPVIETITERPPARDRKPAEPTLFDPIPEDSTAASVAWIESLLRCETLAVQKQRAGRAPVDDKVLRRLLEALASRGGSMTTRALASATGTPEHRLPGLLAIVQRVLNVEGYAVLDRQDAANTVVLNISLLKKQFELGSE